TGAGCATGGTGCTCTTCGTGGTGAGCACGCTGCTGGGCGGCGTCAACTATGTGACCACCGTGCTCAACCTACGCACCAAGGGCATGAGCATGACCAAGCTGCCGCTCACGGTGTGGGCGCTCTTTATTACGGCTATCCTGGGCATTCTCACGTTTCCGGTGCTGTTTGCGGGCCTGCTGCTGCTGGTGTTTGACCGCTCGTTTGGCACCTCGTTCTACCTGTCCGACATCTATATTGCCGGGCAGGCGCTGCACAACCAGGGCGGCTCGCCGGTGCTGTTTCAGCACTTGTTCTGGTTTTTGGGCCACCCCGAGGTGTACATCGTCATCATGCCGGGCATGGGCATCGTATCCGAAATCCTGGCTACCAACGCCCGTAAGCCCGTTTTCGGCTACCGCGCCATGATTGGCTCGCTCTTCGCCATCCTCATTTTGTCGTTTGCGGTGTGGGGCCACCACATGTTCGTGACGGGCATGAACCCCTTCCTGGGGTCGGTGTTCATGTTTCTGACCCTGATTATCGCCGTGCCCTCGGCCGTGAAAAGCTTCAACTGGATTGCCACCCTCTGGCGCGGCAACATCCGGTTTACGACGGCCATGCTCTTCAGCATCGGGTTCGTGTCACTCTTCATCGCGGGCGGCCTCACGGGCATTGTGCTGGGCAACGCGGCGCTCGATATTCAGCTGCACAACACGTACTTCGTCATTGCCCACTTTCACCTGGTGATGGGCTCGGCGGCGTTCTTCGGGATGTTTGCCGGGGTGTACCACTGGTTTCCGAAGCTGTTTGGGCGGATGATGGACGAGAAGCTGGGTTATATCCACTTCTGGCTCACCTTCGTGGGCGTCTACCTCATTTTCATGCCCATGCACTACCTGGGCATTGCCGGCTTCCCGCGCCGCTACTACTCCTGGACGGCCTTCGACGCCTTTTCGCAGTTTGCCGACCTCAACCGGATGATTTCGCTGGCGGCCATCGCCGTGTTCTTCGCGCAGTTTATCTTCCTCTTCAACTTCTTTTACAGCATTTTCCGGGGCCGCCTCGCCACCCAAAATCCCTGGCACTCAAACACCCTGGAGTGGACTACGCCCATCGACGTGCCCCACGGCAACTGGCCCGGCGAAATACCCGCCGTGTACCGCTGGCCCTACGACTACAGCAAGCCCGGTGCCGACGCCGACTTCATCCCCCAAACCGTGCCCTACTCGGCCACGCCCGAGTCGAACCTGCTCGGGGAGGAGGTGCAGCTGGCCCAGGCCCGTGGCGAGTAGCCGGGCCCAACCCAGTGGCTTGCCCCTGCCGTACACGGCGGGGGCAAGCCCTTTTTTTACGCTCTTTCTTACGCTTATGAATTTTCTTCGTTTCCTGGCTGCTGCGGTGGCCCTTGCCGCCCTCAGCCTCCCGGCCGCCGCCCAAAACACGCCCCGCGGCGTGCAAATGCAGGCGCGAGCCGACCGCAAAATGGACCGCGCCCACACCCTCAAGCACGGCGAAAGCCTTAGCGAAGAGCCGAAGCTGGTGCGCCAGGAAGACCGCCGCGACCACCGCCGGGCCAAGCCCCGCCGCTAGCCCGTGGCCCGGCTGCACGCCCCGCCCGTGGCTTACACCACCGTGGCGGGCCAAAACTTGCGCCGCATCGAGTCGCTAAGCGACGGCGTGTTTTCCATCGCCATGACCCTGCTAGTGCTCAACCTGCGGGTGCCGGCCGCCGACCTCGTGCGCACCGAGGCCGACGTGGGGCCGGCCCTGCTGGGGCTGCTGCCCAGCATCGGGGGCTACGTGCTGGGGTTTCTATCGCTGGGCATCTTCTGGGTGTGCCAGAGCACGCAGTTCACGTACCTGGAGCACAGCGACCGGCGGCTGGCCTGGTGGCATATTGCTTTTCTGTTGGTGGTGGGCCTGCTGCCGTTTTCAACGGCCTTTCTGACCACGCATTTTCCGCTGCGCGGGGCGGTGCTGGTGTACTGGGCCAACCTGCTGCTGGTGGGCGCTGCGCTGCTGGGCAGCTACCGCTACGCCCAGCGTCACAGCCTGTTGCGGGCCGTGGATGCGGCCGTGAGCCAGGCGTTGGTGCGGCGCATCGTGCTCATGCAGGTGCTCTACGCGGCGGCGGCGGGATTGTGCTTCGTGAGCGTGTACGCCGGGGCCATCCTGCTGCTGCTGGTGCAGCTCAACTATGCCCTGGGCCTGGTGGCCGACCGCTGGCTGGGCGACTGAATTTATTGGTATTATCCTGCATGTCAGGCACTCTTCTCCCTACCCCATGCGCATCACAAAATACATCCACTCCTGCCTACTGTTTGAGCTAAACGGCCAGCAACTACTGTTCGACCCCGGTAAGTTTTCCTTCACCGAAGGGCTGGTGCAGCCCGACGTGTTCAAGGACGTGGCCACGGTCATCATTACCCACGACCACCCCGACCACCTCGATGTGGACGCCCTCCAGCGCATCGTGGAGCAGAGCGGAGCCATTATTATTTCCAATGGCGAAGTGGCCGCCAAGCTGAAGCAGCAGGGGCTAGCCGTGCAAATCCACGAGGAAGGCCCGCTCGACCGGGGCGCGTTTCAGCTGCAAGCCCTGCCAGTGCGGCACGAGGCCATTCTGGACAGTCCGCTGCCCCAAATGACGGCCTGGCTGGTTAACGGCCGGGTGCTGAACCCGGCCGATTCCTTTGCCGAAAACCTGCTCCAGTTTGCGGGGGTAGAGTTGCTGATTCTGCCCGTTGCCGCGCCCTTCCTCACGGAGCTGGGGGTGGCCGATTTTGCCTTGAAGATGCGGCCCCAGCAGATTTTGCCGGTACACGACGGGTACCTCAAGCCCTTTTTCGTGCAGCAGCGCTACGACAATTATGAGCCCTATTTTAAGAAGCACAACATCGCGTTTCTGCGCCTAGCC
This region of Hymenobacter sp. GOD-10R genomic DNA includes:
- a CDS encoding cytochrome c oxidase subunit I, with amino-acid sequence MATEFTASSQAQGGIGTAAAPATTHADHLAGPDHHEAQHWLFKYVFSQDHKMIARQFLLTGMFWALVGGVLSTLFRLQLGWPEATLEWLKPLLGKWIEGGKLNPEFYLALVTMHGTIMLFFVLTAGLSGTFANLLIPLQIGARDMASGFMNMLSYWFFFLSGVVMFTSLFLETGPAASGWTVYPPLSALPQAIDGSGLGMTLWLVSMVLFVVSTLLGGVNYVTTVLNLRTKGMSMTKLPLTVWALFITAILGILTFPVLFAGLLLLVFDRSFGTSFYLSDIYIAGQALHNQGGSPVLFQHLFWFLGHPEVYIVIMPGMGIVSEILATNARKPVFGYRAMIGSLFAILILSFAVWGHHMFVTGMNPFLGSVFMFLTLIIAVPSAVKSFNWIATLWRGNIRFTTAMLFSIGFVSLFIAGGLTGIVLGNAALDIQLHNTYFVIAHFHLVMGSAAFFGMFAGVYHWFPKLFGRMMDEKLGYIHFWLTFVGVYLIFMPMHYLGIAGFPRRYYSWTAFDAFSQFADLNRMISLAAIAVFFAQFIFLFNFFYSIFRGRLATQNPWHSNTLEWTTPIDVPHGNWPGEIPAVYRWPYDYSKPGADADFIPQTVPYSATPESNLLGEEVQLAQARGE
- a CDS encoding TMEM175 family protein; translated protein: MARLHAPPVAYTTVAGQNLRRIESLSDGVFSIAMTLLVLNLRVPAADLVRTEADVGPALLGLLPSIGGYVLGFLSLGIFWVCQSTQFTYLEHSDRRLAWWHIAFLLVVGLLPFSTAFLTTHFPLRGAVLVYWANLLLVGAALLGSYRYAQRHSLLRAVDAAVSQALVRRIVLMQVLYAAAAGLCFVSVYAGAILLLLVQLNYALGLVADRWLGD
- a CDS encoding MBL fold metallo-hydrolase, whose translation is MRITKYIHSCLLFELNGQQLLFDPGKFSFTEGLVQPDVFKDVATVIITHDHPDHLDVDALQRIVEQSGAIIISNGEVAAKLKQQGLAVQIHEEGPLDRGAFQLQALPVRHEAILDSPLPQMTAWLVNGRVLNPADSFAENLLQFAGVELLILPVAAPFLTELGVADFALKMRPQQILPVHDGYLKPFFVQQRYDNYEPYFKKHNIAFLRLAEPGDSVTLA